The Medicago truncatula cultivar Jemalong A17 chromosome 4, MtrunA17r5.0-ANR, whole genome shotgun sequence genome includes a region encoding these proteins:
- the LOC11437903 gene encoding aspartate carbamoyltransferase 3, chloroplastic isoform X2, with product MAASSSLFSCSMHMELFSPKISKCPTDFVCCRSKISYMVPSYLKSTCYPISRFLCTNNLSKCDNVKKSWQRDGIHCFLEGQKFQLDDVIEAQQFDTDTLNAIFKVARDMENIERNSPESQILEGYLMSTLFYEPSTRTRLSFESAMRRLGGEVLTTENAREFSSAAKGETLEDTIRTVEGYSDLIVLRHFESGAARRAAAIAGIPIVNAGDGPGQHPTQALLDVYTIEREIGKLDGIKVGLVGDLANGRTVRSLAYLLAKYKDVKIYFVSPDVVKMKDDIKDYLTSKGVDWEESSDLVEVASECDVVYQTRIQKERFGERLDLYEKARGKYIVNQNILKAMQRHAVVMHPLPRLDADHCGC from the exons ATGGCTGCTTCATCTTCACTTTTCTCCTGCTCAATGCACATGGAGTTGTTTTCTCCAAAGATATCAAAATGCCCTACAGATTTTGTATGCTGTCGTAGCAAAATCTCCTATATGGTACCTAGTTATTTAAAATCTACATGCTATCCTATTTCTAgatttttatgcacaaacaatttgtcaaaatgtgacaatgtGAAAAAATCCTGGCAAAGAGACGGAATCCATTGCTTTTTAGAGGGGCAGAAATTTCAACTTGATGATGTTATTGAAGCTCAACAGTTTGATACAGATACTCTCAACGCCATTTTTAAAGTTGCGCGAGATATGGAGAATATTGAGAGAAATTCTCCTGAAAGCCAGATTTTAGAGGGTTATCTTATGTCTACCTTATTTTACGAGCCCTCTACTAGAACTAGACTTTCATTTGAGTCTGCTATGAGAAGACTGGGTGGAGAGGTTTTAACAACGGAAAATGCTAGAGAATTTTCGTCCGCGGCTAAAGGAGAGACGCTTGAAG ATACAATAAGAACAGTTGAGGGTTACTCTGACTTAATTGTGCTTCGACACTTTGAAAGTGGTGCTGCCAGAAGAGCTGCAGCTATTGCTGGCATTCCAATAGTCAATGCGGGGGATGGACCTGGACAACATCCGACCCAG GCACTTTTGGATGTCTATACAATTGAAAGAGAGATTGGAAAGCTTGATGGTATTAAAGTTGGGCTTGTTGGAGACCTAGCCAACGGAAGGACGGTTCGATCACTGGCCTACTTGCTTGCAAAGTACAAGGAtgtgaaaatttattttgtctCTCCAGATGTGGTAAAAATGAAG GACGATATAAAAGACTATTTGACATCAAAAGGAGTGGATTGGGAAGAAAGTTCTGATTTAGTGGAAGTGGCCTCCGAGTGTGACGTGGTTTATCAAACTCGTATTCAAAAAGAACGATTTGGAGAAAGACTCGACCTATATGAAAAAGCAAGAGGCAAGTATATTGTGAATCAGAATATTCTGAAGGCGATGCAAAGACATGCCGTGGTTATGCACCCTCTTCCAAGAC TTGATGCAGATCACTGTGGATGTTGA
- the LOC11437903 gene encoding aspartate carbamoyltransferase 3, chloroplastic isoform X1 encodes MAASSSLFSCSMHMELFSPKISKCPTDFVCCRSKISYMVPSYLKSTCYPISRFLCTNNLSKCDNVKKSWQRDGIHCFLEGQKFQLDDVIEAQQFDTDTLNAIFKVARDMENIERNSPESQILEGYLMSTLFYEPSTRTRLSFESAMRRLGGEVLTTENAREFSSAAKGETLEDTIRTVEGYSDLIVLRHFESGAARRAAAIAGIPIVNAGDGPGQHPTQALLDVYTIEREIGKLDGIKVGLVGDLANGRTVRSLAYLLAKYKDVKIYFVSPDVVKMKDDIKDYLTSKGVDWEESSDLVEVASECDVVYQTRIQKERFGERLDLYEKARGKYIVNQNILKAMQRHAVVMHPLPRLDEITVDVDADPRAAYFRQAKYGLYIRMAILKLLLVGW; translated from the exons ATGGCTGCTTCATCTTCACTTTTCTCCTGCTCAATGCACATGGAGTTGTTTTCTCCAAAGATATCAAAATGCCCTACAGATTTTGTATGCTGTCGTAGCAAAATCTCCTATATGGTACCTAGTTATTTAAAATCTACATGCTATCCTATTTCTAgatttttatgcacaaacaatttgtcaaaatgtgacaatgtGAAAAAATCCTGGCAAAGAGACGGAATCCATTGCTTTTTAGAGGGGCAGAAATTTCAACTTGATGATGTTATTGAAGCTCAACAGTTTGATACAGATACTCTCAACGCCATTTTTAAAGTTGCGCGAGATATGGAGAATATTGAGAGAAATTCTCCTGAAAGCCAGATTTTAGAGGGTTATCTTATGTCTACCTTATTTTACGAGCCCTCTACTAGAACTAGACTTTCATTTGAGTCTGCTATGAGAAGACTGGGTGGAGAGGTTTTAACAACGGAAAATGCTAGAGAATTTTCGTCCGCGGCTAAAGGAGAGACGCTTGAAG ATACAATAAGAACAGTTGAGGGTTACTCTGACTTAATTGTGCTTCGACACTTTGAAAGTGGTGCTGCCAGAAGAGCTGCAGCTATTGCTGGCATTCCAATAGTCAATGCGGGGGATGGACCTGGACAACATCCGACCCAG GCACTTTTGGATGTCTATACAATTGAAAGAGAGATTGGAAAGCTTGATGGTATTAAAGTTGGGCTTGTTGGAGACCTAGCCAACGGAAGGACGGTTCGATCACTGGCCTACTTGCTTGCAAAGTACAAGGAtgtgaaaatttattttgtctCTCCAGATGTGGTAAAAATGAAG GACGATATAAAAGACTATTTGACATCAAAAGGAGTGGATTGGGAAGAAAGTTCTGATTTAGTGGAAGTGGCCTCCGAGTGTGACGTGGTTTATCAAACTCGTATTCAAAAAGAACGATTTGGAGAAAGACTCGACCTATATGAAAAAGCAAGAGGCAAGTATATTGTGAATCAGAATATTCTGAAGGCGATGCAAAGACATGCCGTGGTTATGCACCCTCTTCCAAGACTTGATGAA ATCACTGTGGATGTTGATGCTGATCCAAGGGCTGCTTACTTTAGGCAAGCCAAATATGGTTTATATATTCGGATGGCTATTTTGAAACTCTTGCTTGTTGGGTGGTGA
- the LOC11437903 gene encoding aspartate carbamoyltransferase 2, chloroplastic isoform X3 — MAASSSLFSCSMHMELFSPKISKCPTDFVCCRSKISYMFDTDTLNAIFKVARDMENIERNSPESQILEGYLMSTLFYEPSTRTRLSFESAMRRLGGEVLTTENAREFSSAAKGETLEDTIRTVEGYSDLIVLRHFESGAARRAAAIAGIPIVNAGDGPGQHPTQALLDVYTIEREIGKLDGIKVGLVGDLANGRTVRSLAYLLAKYKDVKIYFVSPDVVKMKDDIKDYLTSKGVDWEESSDLVEVASECDVVYQTRIQKERFGERLDLYEKARGKYIVNQNILKAMQRHAVVMHPLPRLDEITVDVDADPRAAYFRQAKYGLYIRMAILKLLLVGW; from the exons ATGGCTGCTTCATCTTCACTTTTCTCCTGCTCAATGCACATGGAGTTGTTTTCTCCAAAGATATCAAAATGCCCTACAGATTTTGTATGCTGTCGTAGCAAAATCTCCTATATG TTTGATACAGATACTCTCAACGCCATTTTTAAAGTTGCGCGAGATATGGAGAATATTGAGAGAAATTCTCCTGAAAGCCAGATTTTAGAGGGTTATCTTATGTCTACCTTATTTTACGAGCCCTCTACTAGAACTAGACTTTCATTTGAGTCTGCTATGAGAAGACTGGGTGGAGAGGTTTTAACAACGGAAAATGCTAGAGAATTTTCGTCCGCGGCTAAAGGAGAGACGCTTGAAG ATACAATAAGAACAGTTGAGGGTTACTCTGACTTAATTGTGCTTCGACACTTTGAAAGTGGTGCTGCCAGAAGAGCTGCAGCTATTGCTGGCATTCCAATAGTCAATGCGGGGGATGGACCTGGACAACATCCGACCCAG GCACTTTTGGATGTCTATACAATTGAAAGAGAGATTGGAAAGCTTGATGGTATTAAAGTTGGGCTTGTTGGAGACCTAGCCAACGGAAGGACGGTTCGATCACTGGCCTACTTGCTTGCAAAGTACAAGGAtgtgaaaatttattttgtctCTCCAGATGTGGTAAAAATGAAG GACGATATAAAAGACTATTTGACATCAAAAGGAGTGGATTGGGAAGAAAGTTCTGATTTAGTGGAAGTGGCCTCCGAGTGTGACGTGGTTTATCAAACTCGTATTCAAAAAGAACGATTTGGAGAAAGACTCGACCTATATGAAAAAGCAAGAGGCAAGTATATTGTGAATCAGAATATTCTGAAGGCGATGCAAAGACATGCCGTGGTTATGCACCCTCTTCCAAGACTTGATGAA ATCACTGTGGATGTTGATGCTGATCCAAGGGCTGCTTACTTTAGGCAAGCCAAATATGGTTTATATATTCGGATGGCTATTTTGAAACTCTTGCTTGTTGGGTGGTGA